TATCTCATCAGAGATGTTTATGATATGTATGGCTATGACTTTTCCGGTTATAGCAGGGCTTCATTTAAAAGAAGGGTAAACCGTATATGCCTTTTAGACAGGTTTACCAGTTTTGCGGAGCTCAGGTATACGATTATGAATGATGCTGAGTACTTAAAACGTTTTGTAGAAGAAGTAACCGTGAATGTTACGGAAATGTTCAGAGATCCTTCATTTTTTAAAACACTGCGAGAGAAAATACTGCCTCAGTTAGGTACCTATCCCTTAATCAGAATATGGATTGCGGGGTGCTCAACTGGTGAAGAAGCGTATTCTATAGCCATTCTGCTGAAAGAAGCAGGTCTTTATAATAAATCTCTGATTTATGGTACCGATTTGAATCCTGCTGTTCTTGAAACAGCCAGAGCTGGTGTTTTTCCTTTGCAGCAGATGAAACTGTACTCTGAAAACTATATACTTTCCGGCGGAATAAAAGATTTTTCTGATTATTATACTGCCAATTATGATAGTGTAAGGTTTGATAAAAGCTTACAGGAAAAATTGATTTTATCAACCCACAACCTGGTGTCAGATAGTTCATTTAATAGTTTTCAGTTAATTGTCTGCAGAAATGTGTTGATTTATTTTGATAGAGAACTTCAGGAAAGGGTATTCAGGCTTTTTGATAACAGCTTGGAAAATTTAGGTTTTCTAGCACTTGGAGCAAAAGAAACCCTTAGATTTTCTACTATTGACAAAAATTATCATCAGGTAGAAGACCAGAAAATCTGGAAAAAAATTGATCACCATTAATAATTGCTGCAATGAAATCACAAACCAATACAGAATTAATTGTTATCGGAGGGTCGGCAGGAAGTTTACAGGTCATTATAGAGATGATCAAAAATCTGGACAATAAGATCCCTGCTCCCATCCTGCTTGTGATACACCGTAAGGCTCAATCAGGTGATGTTTTACGCACTTTACTGCAACAGTTTACAAAAATACCTGTGATAGAAGTTGAGGATAAAACTGAAGTTAATGATAATACAATATATATTGTTCCTGCTGATTATCATTTGCTGTTTGAGAATAATAAAAATATGTCACTAGACAGCTCTGAAAAAATGAATTACTCCCGTCCTTCTATAGATGTCACGCTCAGGTCGGCTGCAGAAATTTACAGAGAAAATATGATTGGTATCCTTTTGTCCGGAGCCAATGCTGATGGAGTAGAAGGATTGAAGTATGTTAAAAAGTACAATGGAAAGGTTTGGATTCAGGATCCGGAAACAGCAGAAGTGGATTATATGCCAAAACATGCCATAGAAGAAATTGATTATGATTTAATTATCACGCCTAGAAGTTTAGCGAGTTGGATAAATCAATTATAAATATTCAGAATAAAATAATCTAAATAATATGAGTAAAAAGAAGATTTTAATTTTTGATGATGATACTGCTATTTTAGAAGTAATCACCATCATATTTGAAGAAAACGGATATGAGGTTAAAATATCAGAAACATCACACGATATCCTTGAGAAAGTGACAGACTATCAGCCGGATGTTATTCTGATGGATAACTGGATTCCAAAAATCGGAGGTGTGGAAGCCACAAAACTTCTCAAAAGCACCGAAGCATTTAAGCATATTCCTGTAATTTATGTTACGGCCAATAATGATATTGTTGCTTTAGCATCGGAAGCACAAGCGGATGATTATGTTTCAAAGCCTTTTAACCTTGATGATCTTGAAGAAATGGTTGCAAAACATATTAAAGAAAAGGTATAAAAAATATCAATGATTAATCCATGAAATCTCTCAATGTTTTGAGAGATTTTTTATGTCCTCTATGGCTGCAGTAAGCTGGCTTTTCGTTAAAGAACAAGTGTTGATATCCTGAATTAAAGAAGCTAATAACAGGTAAAGCGATGGATTTTCCAAAACACTATCCGAAAAAGTTTTAGCTAAAATTAATTTTTTTGAGACAATATTTTGTACAACCACATATTCATTGTTGACATTAACATCTATATTCAACTCCTTTTTAATAATTAAATTGAAGTATTCATCAATTATTTTTTTATCGCTGTTTAAATGTAATGGTTCGGTTTCTATTCGGTCCATGACAACTATTTTACTTAATTATTTTTAAACAAGTTTTATGCCGTAGATAACATTTTAGGGATCCTAAATAGGGAAATTATGTTCTTTAAATTACTGCAAAACTTATACTCTTTTGTTCAATAAAGCCAGGTTGTATGTCATTTCTGTATGTCATTTTAAGTGAACTGAAAAAAAGGGCAAAATTCTACGTGTATAGCTGCTCTAAATACTGTAAATAATTATAATCTAGAATTAGGTATATTTGTAAACTATTTTAAAGAAAATGGATTACAGGCTTATTAAAGATTTTATCGACTTACTTCAGGAATTTGAAACAGAAATTCGTGTCTGTCCCGGTTTGTATCCGGAAACTATTCAAGGGGTTAAAGCATGGATTTCTGATAAGGAGAATGCCGGGAAAGAAGATCATTCTGAAGAGCCTTATTGGGAAGGGAAGGAGAATGGAAGAACACCGGAAAGTGCCATAAGTACATTGCTTGTCCATCTTAACCGATATGCGAAAACTTACTCAAAGTCTGCCATATCAGATTCTGAATTTTCTACTCAGGAAGATTTCATTTATTTAATTAATCTGAAGGCTTTTGGAGAGATGTCCAAGATGGCTCTGATCAAGAAAAATATTCAGGATAAACCGGTAGGGATGCTTATTATTGCAAGATTGTTACGTCAGGGGCTTATTGAACAGACAGATTCTGATTTGGACAAACGCAGTAAATTAATCCGTATTTCTGAAAGAGGACTGATTATTTTAGAAAAACAAATGGAGAAAATTCGTCAGGCTACTAACATTGTTGCAGGAAATCTTAACCACAAAGAAAAGATGGATCTTATACGTATTCTTAATAAGCTAGATCGGTTTCATTATCCCATTTTTTCACGAAACATCCATGCTGACCAGCTTATCAATACGGTGTATGATGAGTATACATTTCTACGAAACTAATTCAGTTAGTCATACCAACTGCGGTATTGCAAAATAATCCTTAGATAATTAGAAATAGATATAGTTTTATAAAATATGGCTATTATCATGATGAGATGAGAGCTCTCGTACTATAAATGGAATATTATTATAGTTCTTTTCCTTTAAGTGCGAAGAAAAGGTTTTGTATTTGATGTACATATTTTACTTCAAAAGAAATCCCGTTATTTACACAAGCGATCACTGAAAAATCACCGTTTTTATTCCATAATTGAAACCCTTCTCGCTCAAAAGTATGGAGTGTGTCTTCACTTTCCGATATTGGTTTAAACCCTAAATGATTAATCCATCTTTTAGTTATTGGAATAGGTACATAGCAGTCTGGATCTATATCGTTAATATATATCAGATCTCCTAGGTTGTAAAGCTGATATACATATTCAATATTTTCATCTTTTTTATCCATTATAAAATTTCCCAGTCGTAATTCGTTTGTATCCATAATGAGTACAAATATATAATATAGTAAATCTGTCACAGTTTTTTAATAGAAAATAAATGGAAAATGTATTTTCCGCTGTGCTATAGGTTGTTCTTTTATACCTATATAAACAAATAAAGTCTACCCTGAAATTACTCAAGGCAGACTCATATATGAGATAAGTAGATTTCTTATTTTGGATAAACGGTTGCGATAAATTGCTTATCTGTAGGAGATAAAACAGTATTGTTACCAACAGAGAATCCATTTGTGGTCAGTGTTGAGCTGATGCTATAGTGCATAATTGATAGTTTATCGTAAGCACTATATTGTGTTTGTGACGTTGAATATTTTGCAAAAAGGTTATTATCCACCTGAGCTTGAGTCCAGTAGTTTGGAGCCCCTGCATAATAGGCATATACTTTTGGCTTATCCCATGGAATAGCAGCTAAAGGGTGCTGATGCTCATGAATCATTCC
This Chryseobacterium sp. G0162 DNA region includes the following protein-coding sequences:
- a CDS encoding chemotaxis protein CheB, which codes for MKSQTNTELIVIGGSAGSLQVIIEMIKNLDNKIPAPILLVIHRKAQSGDVLRTLLQQFTKIPVIEVEDKTEVNDNTIYIVPADYHLLFENNKNMSLDSSEKMNYSRPSIDVTLRSAAEIYRENMIGILLSGANADGVEGLKYVKKYNGKVWIQDPETAEVDYMPKHAIEEIDYDLIITPRSLASWINQL
- a CDS encoding MarR family winged helix-turn-helix transcriptional regulator, translating into MDYRLIKDFIDLLQEFETEIRVCPGLYPETIQGVKAWISDKENAGKEDHSEEPYWEGKENGRTPESAISTLLVHLNRYAKTYSKSAISDSEFSTQEDFIYLINLKAFGEMSKMALIKKNIQDKPVGMLIIARLLRQGLIEQTDSDLDKRSKLIRISERGLIILEKQMEKIRQATNIVAGNLNHKEKMDLIRILNKLDRFHYPIFSRNIHADQLINTVYDEYTFLRN
- a CDS encoding response regulator, which produces MSKKKILIFDDDTAILEVITIIFEENGYEVKISETSHDILEKVTDYQPDVILMDNWIPKIGGVEATKLLKSTEAFKHIPVIYVTANNDIVALASEAQADDYVSKPFNLDDLEEMVAKHIKEKV
- a CDS encoding CheR family methyltransferase; the protein is MLEPSIVKDEEIEYLIRDVYDMYGYDFSGYSRASFKRRVNRICLLDRFTSFAELRYTIMNDAEYLKRFVEEVTVNVTEMFRDPSFFKTLREKILPQLGTYPLIRIWIAGCSTGEEAYSIAILLKEAGLYNKSLIYGTDLNPAVLETARAGVFPLQQMKLYSENYILSGGIKDFSDYYTANYDSVRFDKSLQEKLILSTHNLVSDSSFNSFQLIVCRNVLIYFDRELQERVFRLFDNSLENLGFLALGAKETLRFSTIDKNYHQVEDQKIWKKIDHH